From one Babesia bovis T2Bo chromosome 3, whole genome shotgun sequence genomic stretch:
- a CDS encoding putative integral membrane protein, translating into MLVYPVLVVALGALWPLDWRHTRLDSLSPVTGHYHGTTWAMAETVTQGDDPEEVVVVEANSSDEVAKNKESPKGWKQKLKEWAIEYAILDENGHFEWNAYVVLFGLMFIMATMTLGVPAAIVIIIIYFIGRLFFKLFNPKSWSGWCGGATKNMNGTKLD; encoded by the coding sequence ATGTTGGTCTACCCAGTCCTAGTGGTAGCCCTGGGTgccctatggccactggactggagACATACCAGACTGGACTCACTGAGCCCAGTGACTGGCCACTACCACGGTACTACATGGGCCATGGCAGAGACGGTGACTCAAGGTGATGATCCGgaggaagtagtggtagtggaagCTAACAGTAGTGATGAAGTGGCAAAGAACAAGGAGAGTCCAAAGGGGTGGAAACAGAAACTAAAAGAATGGGCTATAGAGTATGCTATACTAGACGAAAATGGACATTTTGAATGGAATGCGTATGTAGTTTTATTTGGGCTGATGTTCATAATGGCAACAATGACGTTAGGGGTGCCAGCGGCGATTGTTATCatcataatatatttcataggACGTCTGTTTTTCAAGTTATTTAACCCTAAATCTTGGTCAGGGTGGTGTGGAGGTGCTACAAAGAATATGAACGGGACAAAGCTGGATTAA